A segment of the Symmachiella macrocystis genome:
CGTCGATATCGAAGAGGCGTATGCGGAGTTGCGCCGCGATGGATTCAAAATTGCGGTCAGCGGGCTTTCAGACGATGCGTTAGCGGGACCGCAACATCTATTGCCCGTATTAAAGTCGCAACCGTTGGCACTGGTGTTCGGCAACGAACATACCGGAGCCAGTGAGTTCGCCGATTCGCAGGCGGACATGCGTTTTTTGATCCCCATGGTCGGATTCGCACAAAGCCTCAATGTCTCGGTCTCCGCGGCGATTACGCTCTATACGCTGCGGCAAGAAGCATTAACAAACGCCACTGAAGGGGATTTGAGCGACGAACAACAGCGACAGTTGTACGACGAATGGGTGCGACGCTATCGCGGGGAAGCGGGCGAGAAATACCTGCGCCGCCTGGGGCGCGGCGACGAGCCGTTGGATGTTTATCACCCATAACGTCCGCTGGAGACTCACGTCAGTGCGTTGATGTTTGTGATGCGGCTACTGTAGTAATGGCACAGCGCCACAGCCGAGGCATCGGCCACATCGTTGGGTTCGGGAATCGCCTCCAGACGCAACTCATTTTTGATGGCGTGCTGCATCTGTTCCTTCGAGGCCCGTCCGCTGCCGGTGAGTAGACGTTTGATCTGTGTCGGCGTGTAGTGCACGACCTGCATGTTCCGCTCTGCGGCCGCCAATAAAATCGCACCGCGCGCGTGAGCCATCAACAACGCCGGTTTGGGATATTTGCCGGTGGAGAAAATCTGCTCGATCGCCATGCAACCAGGCTGAAACTCATCAAGCACTTCTTGAAGGCCAACACTCAACTCGTGCACGCGTTTGTGCAGCGAGTTCTCGACTGTCGAGGAAATCACCCCTCCTTCAAGCAAGCGGGGTTCGCGACGCCCACGTTCCAGCACCGCATAACCCGTGCGATGCAGTCCAGGATCAATCCCCACATACCGCTCGCCCAGTTGCGGAATCGTATGAGTCGGAACACCATCCATAGTGGAATCCTTAGTTAGCGCGACCGCGAGTTCGTTACCTCAAGATATCGCTGCGGCAAAAGAAACACGCTCCCTGTTTCCGGCCACTGGCCACCGACCACTGGCCACTCCTTCTACGACCGACTCCATTGCACACCGTCCGGCCGGTCCTCAACAACAACGTTCAGTGCCGCCAAGCTGTCGCGAATTTTGTCAGCAACACCCCAGTTTTTGGTTTCACGTGCTTCGCCGCGGATGTCGAGGATCAAGTCCATTAAGGCGGCCGCGAATTCGTCGTCCGCGCCACCACCTATTTTTTCCAGCGGTTTGATAAATACGCCGAGCAGGTTGGCCAATTCCTTGAGCAGGGTCAAGGCTGTGGTCAGTGTGGCGATTGACTCCTCATTCGCACCGCCGTCGGCCAGTTTGTTGGCATTGATATAGCCGTTGATTGCTTTGCGCATTTCAAACAACGTGCCGATGGCGCCGCCTGTGTTGAAATCATCATCCATCGCATCCAAAAACCGGCGACGCAGATGCTCAAGTTCTTCGAACAACTCGGGGGGACCCCCTTTCAGGGGCGTGGTCGATTCCCGTTTCGACGGAGCTTGGATGTCGTAGAAGCTTTGTCCGCTGATTCGCTCGTAGGCTTCAAACAACCGATAGAAACTGTCGAGACCTTTGCCGGTTTCGGCAATCCGTTCATCGCCGAAATCAATCGGGCTGCGGTAGTGCGTTGCCAAGAGAAAGAAGCGGACCGTTTCGGGTTGGTGTACGGCGAACAATTCCTTCACCGAAGCAGCCCCTTTGGACCCGGCGAGTTTGTTGGCTTCTTGCGCTGCTTGATCGGTGGCATCGCCGTGCCGGTCGTGTCCGCCGCCGACCTTTCCCGGAGCACCGCTGGCTTGCATCAGACCGTTGTGCAGCCAATAACGGGCAAAGGGTTTTCCGGTGCAACTTTCCGATTGGGCCAATTCGTTTTCGTGGTGCGGGAACATCAAGTCCAAGCCGCCACCATGAATATCGAGCGTTTCGCCCAAATATTTCATGCTCATCGCCGAGCATTCGATATGCCACCCCGGTCGTCCCGGTCCCCAGGGGCTGTCCCAGGCGGGTTCGCCCGGCTTCGATTTTTTCCACAAGGCAAAGTCGGCGGGATTGCGTTTGCGATCGTTGGCTTCGACGCGGGTGCCGGCCATCATTTCTTGGACGTTGCGGCGGCTGAGCTTGCCGTAATCTTCATCCGCATCGACCGAGAAATAGACATCCCCTTCCAGCGGGTAGGCAGCATCTTTTTCAATCAAGCTCGAGATGATGTCCAACATCTCCTGAATATGCTCCGTCGCATGCGGAAACAGATCGACCGATTCGACGCCCATCGTATTCAGGTTGTCGTAGTAGTCTTGTGTCATTTCTTTGGCGAGAGCTTCGACGGTCGTGCCGTTTTCATTCGCCCGCACGATCAACTTATCGTCAACGTCGGTGATGTTGATCACAAAGGTGACCTTGTAATCGACGTAGGTCAAATAGCGTTTGACTGTGTCGAAAATCACCGGCCCGACCATGTGCCCGATGTGCGCCGGTTTATAGACCGTCGGCCCACACAAATACATGCCCACCTTGCCGGGCACGACGGTTTGGAAATCTTCTTTTTGACGAGTCAACGTATTGTAAACGCGCAGTGTCATAGGTCTTCCGTGTCGTGTCGTTTTAAGGAATAGGATGCTGAATATTACTATTGTCTCAGTGACATTGGGAGAGTTAAAAAAACTAAGGCTCGCTCTGAACGACGGCAAGCCGTCGGTTTGGGACTTTTCAGTTCCCCGCCCGCGAATCTGTGTTCAATCTGTGGCTAAGAATTCTCCCGCCACAACAAAACCACCGCCGTCGCATCCATCGATTCGCCGCGGCCGATCGGCCCTACGTGTTCGCCGGTTTTGGCTTTCACGTTGACGATCGATTCATCAATGCCCAACAGTTCGGCCAAACGTCGACGGATTTGTGGTTTGTGGGGTGCGAGCTTAGGTTGTTGGGCGTGAATCGTGCAATCTAAGTTCATGAGTTGCCAACGCTCGGCACGGACCTTTTCCCAGGTCCGCTTTAATAACTCCGCTGAATCAATTCCGGCAAACTGGGCATCCGTGTTGGGAAATTCTTCGCCGATGTCGCCCATACCGGCTGCTCCCAGCAGGGCATCGATGATCGCGTGCAGTAACACATCGGCGTCGCTGTGTCCGGCCAGTCCGTGATCGAATTCGACCGACACACCACCGAGCACCAATGGGCGTCCCATTTCCAGTCGGTGCGTATCGTGACCCATCCCCACACGGAGATCTGGCGGATTCATGGAGAGTCATTTCTTGCGAAAACGGTTATGATTTCAGCGGCAGATAAACCGCGCAACCCCGGCGGAGTATACCGGTTGCGCATCATAGCGGGCGGGCCGGATCAGGGCAACGTGACCTGCCTGACGCCGGCCGTTCCAAATGACCGCTCTGCGATTAGGCCGACAAAAACGCCTCGAGCCGATCAAAGCCCGCCTTGAGCGTCTCCAAATCGGTCGCAAACGACAACCGGACGTATCCCGGGGCACCAAAGGCATCGCCCGTCACCAGGGCGACGTGCGCTTCTTCCAACAACGCGGTACAGAAATCGCTGGCATTGTCGACCACTTTACCGCCGCCCAATGGCCGACCGAAATGTGCTGCGACATTAAAGAACGCGTAAAACGCGCCTCCCGGTTCGGCGAAGGTCACCTCTGGCAAGGCACGCAACCGCTCAAGCACATATTCCCGCCGCACGGCGAATTCTTTGCGCATCTCTTCCACACACTCTTGCGGACCATTCAAAGCTTCGATGGCAGCGTATTGGCTGATACTACAGGGATTCGAGGTTTCCTGGCTTTGTAGCTTGTCCATCGCTTTGATGACCTCTGCCGGGCCCATTGCCCAACCAATCCGCCAACCGGTCATCGCATAGGCTTTGCTCACACCGCTCACCACGACCGTTCGTTCCCGCATCCCTTCACGGAGTGTGGGCAGCGAGCGGAATTCGGAGCCTTCGTAGATCAGTTTTTCGTAAATCTCGTCGGACATCACCAGCACGTCACGTTCGACGGCCACTTGAGCGATAGCTTCCAAGGCCTCGACGGGATAGGCAGCGCCAGTTGGATTGCAGGGGTTGTTGAGCATCATCAGACGCGTCTTGTCGGTGATGGCGGACGCGAATTGATCAGCCGAC
Coding sequences within it:
- a CDS encoding TrmH family RNA methyltransferase — encoded protein: MPKAANGRTRDAVRDLPILASPVPEHPLDAQMTAARVARYRQVLLRRTGRIAVVVEDCHDPHNATAVTRTCDAFGINRLHVIVGETPYRVNRRVSGGSHHHVNIRTHVDIEEAYAELRRDGFKIAVSGLSDDALAGPQHLLPVLKSQPLALVFGNEHTGASEFADSQADMRFLIPMVGFAQSLNVSVSAAITLYTLRQEALTNATEGDLSDEQQRQLYDEWVRRYRGEAGEKYLRRLGRGDEPLDVYHP
- the ruvC gene encoding crossover junction endodeoxyribonuclease RuvC — its product is MDGVPTHTIPQLGERYVGIDPGLHRTGYAVLERGRREPRLLEGGVISSTVENSLHKRVHELSVGLQEVLDEFQPGCMAIEQIFSTGKYPKPALLMAHARGAILLAAAERNMQVVHYTPTQIKRLLTGSGRASKEQMQHAIKNELRLEAIPEPNDVADASAVALCHYYSSRITNINALT
- the cysS gene encoding cysteine--tRNA ligase; this encodes MTLRVYNTLTRQKEDFQTVVPGKVGMYLCGPTVYKPAHIGHMVGPVIFDTVKRYLTYVDYKVTFVINITDVDDKLIVRANENGTTVEALAKEMTQDYYDNLNTMGVESVDLFPHATEHIQEMLDIISSLIEKDAAYPLEGDVYFSVDADEDYGKLSRRNVQEMMAGTRVEANDRKRNPADFALWKKSKPGEPAWDSPWGPGRPGWHIECSAMSMKYLGETLDIHGGGLDLMFPHHENELAQSESCTGKPFARYWLHNGLMQASGAPGKVGGGHDRHGDATDQAAQEANKLAGSKGAASVKELFAVHQPETVRFFLLATHYRSPIDFGDERIAETGKGLDSFYRLFEAYERISGQSFYDIQAPSKRESTTPLKGGPPELFEELEHLRRRFLDAMDDDFNTGGAIGTLFEMRKAINGYINANKLADGGANEESIATLTTALTLLKELANLLGVFIKPLEKIGGGADDEFAAALMDLILDIRGEARETKNWGVADKIRDSLAALNVVVEDRPDGVQWSRS
- the ispF gene encoding 2-C-methyl-D-erythritol 2,4-cyclodiphosphate synthase, which codes for MNPPDLRVGMGHDTHRLEMGRPLVLGGVSVEFDHGLAGHSDADVLLHAIIDALLGAAGMGDIGEEFPNTDAQFAGIDSAELLKRTWEKVRAERWQLMNLDCTIHAQQPKLAPHKPQIRRRLAELLGIDESIVNVKAKTGEHVGPIGRGESMDATAVVLLWRENS
- a CDS encoding pyridoxal phosphate-dependent aminotransferase, with the translated sequence MKISASIRSLKPSATIAAAAKAKELKNKGVKVYEFTLGEPDFTTPQHIQDAAIAAMQAGHTHYTPSGGIAELKQAICSAYERDHGLQYQPSEVLVSNGAKHSIHNLLTATCEPGDEVIIPTPYWVSYSALVELTGATPVMVDTTEESGFCMSADQFASAITDKTRLMMLNNPCNPTGAAYPVEALEAIAQVAVERDVLVMSDEIYEKLIYEGSEFRSLPTLREGMRERTVVVSGVSKAYAMTGWRIGWAMGPAEVIKAMDKLQSQETSNPCSISQYAAIEALNGPQECVEEMRKEFAVRREYVLERLRALPEVTFAEPGGAFYAFFNVAAHFGRPLGGGKVVDNASDFCTALLEEAHVALVTGDAFGAPGYVRLSFATDLETLKAGFDRLEAFLSA